The Arcobacter arenosus genome has a window encoding:
- a CDS encoding ABC transporter permease — protein sequence MKSKINLYLIEFAINSLLRQKFKNIFILMVLIFLTSLLASIFFISNSIKHELNSTLRTLPQITIQKLKAGRHYDMNLSDVDEILNIAGVSDAIPRVWGYYYFANMGTNFSIIGIDEFENQYKQTLVKATKTNDFTKALDENSMIVGEGVKKALEENYYKEYFNFIKPDGTFKKVNIGGVFKASTNLESNDTILLPKQIALEIFGMEEDKITDIVVKVANPEEIPTVASKIQIIFPDARVITNKDLEISYQNIFDYKSGIFLALFVVSIFTFFIIVYDKASGMSSEEKREIGVLKALGWKIEDVLKEKFYESFIISFLGYIIGILTALSFVYIFNAPLLNNIFTGYSELKTDFELPFIIDYNTLFLIFFLTVPIYIASTIIPSWRSATIETDKVLR from the coding sequence ATGAAAAGTAAAATAAATCTATATTTGATAGAGTTTGCAATAAATTCTTTACTTAGACAAAAATTTAAAAATATATTTATTTTAATGGTTCTTATTTTTTTAACTTCACTTTTAGCCTCAATATTTTTTATTTCAAATTCAATAAAACATGAACTAAACTCAACACTAAGAACCCTTCCTCAAATAACTATTCAAAAATTAAAAGCAGGAAGACATTATGATATGAATTTAAGTGATGTGGATGAAATTTTAAATATTGCAGGAGTTAGTGATGCAATCCCTAGAGTATGGGGATACTATTATTTTGCAAACATGGGTACAAACTTTTCAATAATTGGTATAGATGAATTTGAAAATCAATATAAACAAACTTTAGTTAAAGCAACTAAAACAAATGATTTTACAAAAGCTTTAGATGAAAACTCTATGATAGTTGGAGAAGGAGTTAAAAAAGCCTTAGAGGAGAACTATTATAAAGAATATTTTAACTTTATCAAACCAGATGGGACTTTCAAAAAAGTAAATATTGGAGGTGTTTTTAAAGCTTCTACAAACTTAGAATCAAATGATACAATTTTACTTCCAAAACAAATTGCATTAGAGATTTTTGGAATGGAAGAGGATAAGATTACTGATATTGTTGTAAAGGTTGCAAACCCTGAAGAGATACCAACAGTTGCCTCAAAAATCCAGATAATATTTCCTGATGCAAGGGTTATTACAAATAAAGATTTAGAGATATCATATCAAAACATCTTTGATTATAAAAGTGGAATATTTTTAGCATTATTTGTTGTTTCAATATTTACATTTTTTATTATTGTTTATGACAAAGCAAGTGGAATGAGTTCAGAAGAGAAAAGAGAGATTGGTGTTTTAAAAGCTTTAGGTTGGAAAATTGAAGATGTCTTAAAAGAGAAGTTTTATGAGAGTTTTATTATCTCTTTTTTAGGATATATAATTGGTATTTTAACAGCTTTAAGTTTCGTATATATTTTTAACGCACCATTACTAAATAACATATTCACTGGATATTCTGAATTAAAAACAGATTTTGAGTTGCCTTTTATAATTGATTATAATACTTTATTTTTAATATTTTTCCTGACTGTACCTATTTATATAGCTTCAACAATAATACCTTCATGGAGAAGTGCAACAATTGAGACAGACAAGGTTTTAAGATGA
- a CDS encoding ABC transporter ATP-binding protein, with the protein MIEIKNLKKVFELNKNNKIIAVNNVNLKIDDGELLVLKGASGSGKSTILSCLAGLSKPTTGEVIIDNDRISKLPDNFASLFRREKIGFIFQKYNLIPTLSVKENILVPLIPENLPSKKTKEILEKVMKKFKIEHKKDELVKNLSGGEQQRVAIARSQVNSPKYIIADEPTANLDKELSLHFIEIIKELKNDGKTIIIATHDPLFFELDFVDRVIEISNGEILNKDLA; encoded by the coding sequence ATGATAGAAATAAAAAATCTGAAAAAAGTTTTTGAACTAAATAAAAACAATAAAATAATTGCAGTAAACAATGTAAATTTAAAAATAGATGATGGGGAACTACTTGTTTTAAAAGGGGCAAGTGGAAGTGGTAAAAGTACAATTCTTTCTTGTTTAGCTGGACTTTCAAAACCTACAACGGGTGAAGTTATTATTGATAATGATAGAATCTCTAAACTTCCTGATAACTTTGCCTCACTTTTTAGAAGGGAAAAAATTGGTTTTATATTCCAAAAATATAATTTAATACCAACATTAAGTGTAAAAGAGAATATATTAGTTCCCCTAATTCCTGAAAATCTACCCTCAAAGAAAACAAAAGAGATTTTAGAAAAGGTTATGAAGAAGTTTAAGATTGAGCACAAAAAAGATGAACTTGTAAAAAACCTTTCAGGGGGAGAACAACAAAGAGTAGCAATTGCAAGAAGTCAAGTAAATAGTCCAAAATATATTATTGCAGATGAACCAACTGCAAACTTAGATAAAGAGTTGTCACTTCATTTTATAGAGATTATAAAAGAATTAAAAAATGATGGTAAAACAATTATTATTGCTACCCATGACCCACTTTTTTTTGAGCTTGATTTTGTTGATAGAGTTATTGAGATATCAAATGGGGAAATTTTAAACAAGGACTTAGCATAA
- the amt gene encoding ammonium transporter: MNNLDLIWILLSAFLVFLMQFGFSLVETGSVRSKNTINVAMKNLIDTVFGIIFFWFIGFGLMFGTDSLGLFGTDSFIIDGKDLEQNAIFFFQAMFAATAVTIVSGAVAERIKFNGYIVVAIIVSALIYPIFGHWAWNENGWLNKLGFIDFAGSTVVHSIGAWIGLIGTIVLGPRLGKFKNGKVKYFAPSNHNFIVFGVFILFFSWFGFNAGSLLKFDYEVTSILLNTLIAAVFGGFGAWIITFFHKAKVDVEIFSYGILAGLVGITAGCYELTVAQSAIVGFISSFIMHYSNEILTRYFKIDDPLSVVSIHGFAGAWGTIAVGIFANLPDGMTRIELILVQTVGVFSAFLFAIITGFILFIILYKLNLLRVRKKHEVIGLNTSEHNAKLPWVETIESIVTIMKTGNMGKKVHEERGTEVGLVARFFNILLNMLKEKNTQLKNSNKSLHKKAYFDALTSIMNRRGFLENIKEKTLFSKYSLAIIDIDKFKSINDTYGHDVGDEVLKELAKVVSNNIRDKDLFARWGGEEFVILMNTNDLQIAQNVADKIRKSIEKAVFPTVKNITASFGVSNFKNKNESFDDVLKKADKALYDAKKLGRNRVCSY; encoded by the coding sequence ATGAATAACTTAGACTTAATTTGGATTCTATTAAGTGCTTTTTTGGTTTTCTTAATGCAATTTGGTTTTTCTTTAGTTGAAACTGGAAGTGTAAGATCAAAAAACACAATTAATGTTGCTATGAAAAACCTAATAGACACAGTTTTTGGGATAATCTTTTTTTGGTTTATTGGTTTTGGATTAATGTTTGGGACTGATTCTTTAGGACTATTTGGAACTGACAGTTTTATAATAGATGGTAAAGACCTAGAACAAAATGCAATATTTTTCTTCCAAGCAATGTTTGCAGCCACCGCAGTTACAATTGTATCAGGAGCAGTTGCAGAAAGAATAAAATTTAATGGCTATATTGTAGTTGCTATAATTGTTTCTGCACTTATTTACCCTATTTTTGGACATTGGGCATGGAATGAAAATGGCTGGTTAAATAAGCTTGGTTTTATAGATTTTGCTGGGTCTACAGTTGTTCACTCAATTGGGGCTTGGATTGGACTTATTGGAACTATAGTTTTAGGGCCAAGACTTGGTAAATTTAAAAATGGAAAAGTGAAATATTTTGCTCCTAGTAATCATAATTTTATAGTTTTTGGTGTATTTATACTTTTTTTCTCTTGGTTTGGATTTAATGCAGGAAGCCTATTAAAATTTGACTACGAAGTTACTTCAATTCTTCTAAACACTCTAATAGCTGCTGTTTTTGGTGGCTTTGGTGCTTGGATTATAACTTTCTTTCACAAAGCAAAAGTTGATGTAGAAATATTTAGTTATGGAATCTTAGCAGGTCTTGTGGGGATTACGGCAGGTTGTTATGAGTTAACAGTTGCACAAAGTGCTATTGTAGGATTTATATCTTCATTTATAATGCACTATTCAAATGAAATCCTAACAAGATATTTTAAAATTGATGATCCCTTAAGTGTGGTTAGTATACATGGTTTTGCAGGTGCTTGGGGTACTATTGCAGTTGGAATTTTCGCAAATCTTCCTGATGGAATGACTAGAATAGAATTAATTTTAGTACAAACTGTAGGAGTATTTAGTGCCTTTTTATTTGCCATCATTACAGGTTTTATTTTATTTATTATCCTTTATAAACTTAATTTACTTAGAGTTAGAAAGAAACATGAAGTTATAGGATTAAATACAAGTGAACATAATGCTAAACTTCCTTGGGTAGAGACAATTGAAAGTATTGTTACAATTATGAAAACTGGTAATATGGGCAAAAAAGTTCATGAAGAAAGGGGTACAGAAGTTGGCTTAGTAGCTAGGTTTTTTAATATTTTACTAAATATGTTAAAAGAGAAAAACACCCAATTAAAAAATAGTAATAAATCATTACACAAAAAAGCTTATTTTGATGCCTTAACTTCAATAATGAATAGAAGAGGATTCTTAGAAAATATCAAAGAAAAAACTCTTTTCTCAAAATATTCTTTAGCAATAATTGATATTGACAAATTTAAATCGATAAATGATACCTATGGACATGATGTAGGAGATGAAGTTTTAAAAGAGTTGGCAAAGGTTGTCTCTAACAATATTAGAGACAAAGATTTATTTGCTAGATGGGGAGGTGAAGAGTTTGTAATATTAATGAATACAAATGATTTACAAATAGCCCAAAATGTTGCAGATAAAATTAGAAAGTCAATAGAAAAAGCAGTTTTTCCAACTGTAAAAAATATTACAGCTTCATTTGGTGTTAGTAATTTTAAAAATAAAAATGAATCTTTTGATGATGTATTAAAAAAAGCAGATAAAGCTTTATATGATGCAAAAAAGCTTGGTAGAAATAGAGTTTGTAGTTATTAA
- the purL gene encoding phosphoribosylformylglycinamidine synthase subunit PurL, giving the protein MQNKEMTLEELALAHSLTLEELDNIKEILGREPNYVEIGIFSAMWSEHCSYKSSKKYLNGFPTKAPWVIQGPGENAGVIDIGDGYAAVFKMESHNHPSFIEPYQGAATGVGGIMRDVFTMGARPVASMNLIQFAGIEGDSETAQKHRFLLRGVVAGIGGYGNCMGVPTIGGQTNFEECYAGNNLVNAFNLGIAKADEIFYGKAEGIGNPVMYVGSKTGRDGLGGAVMSSASFDEDSESKRPTVQVGDPFTEKLLLEACLELFKEDLIIGIQDMGAAGLTSSSFEMAGRSGSGMIMHLDKVPAREEGMTPYDFMLSESQERMLICAKKGCEQAIIDIFEKWELDVAVIGEVTDTGNMELFWHGEKCADIPVQPVSEEAPILDRPVAKPEYLEGIEDITLDKDISNQEAFEALISDMEVVDKSWVYNQYDSMVQTNTVKGPGKLDGSVIRIKETGKALAMSADCNTRQCYINPELGAAAAVMESGRNVAMTGAVPKAITDCLNFGNPQNPEVMWQFAQACEGIKSACKELNTPVIGGNVSLYNETNGVGVFPTPAIAMVGVNEDANKVLPSAFKEDGNFVYLLGDTKSEFGASLYMKKFYGKVAGTHPEVDFSKELNLWNTVIEANKQDLLESAKDVNVGGLAIALAKMAVVGNRGVDAKIDLEDEKDIFSETLSRALVEVDPENCESFERLCANRKITCTKLGMIGGGKISINDVYFELDAAKDIYFNKFRQVIEQDL; this is encoded by the coding sequence ATGCAAAATAAAGAGATGACTTTAGAAGAGTTAGCACTTGCTCACTCTTTGACACTTGAAGAATTAGATAACATTAAAGAGATTTTAGGAAGAGAACCAAATTATGTAGAAATTGGAATTTTTTCTGCAATGTGGTCTGAACACTGTTCTTATAAATCTAGTAAAAAATATTTAAATGGATTTCCAACAAAGGCTCCATGGGTTATTCAAGGGCCAGGTGAAAATGCTGGTGTTATTGATATTGGTGATGGATATGCAGCAGTATTTAAAATGGAATCACACAACCACCCTTCATTTATAGAACCATATCAAGGTGCTGCAACTGGTGTTGGTGGTATTATGAGAGACGTATTTACAATGGGTGCAAGACCAGTTGCTTCTATGAATTTAATCCAATTTGCAGGTATTGAAGGTGATAGTGAAACTGCACAAAAACACAGATTCCTTTTAAGAGGTGTTGTTGCAGGTATTGGTGGATATGGTAACTGCATGGGTGTTCCAACTATTGGTGGACAAACAAACTTTGAAGAGTGTTATGCTGGAAATAACCTTGTAAATGCTTTTAACTTAGGTATTGCAAAAGCTGATGAGATTTTCTACGGAAAAGCTGAAGGTATTGGAAACCCAGTTATGTATGTAGGTTCTAAAACTGGACGTGATGGACTTGGTGGAGCTGTAATGTCATCTGCTTCATTTGATGAAGATTCTGAATCAAAAAGACCAACAGTTCAAGTTGGAGATCCATTTACTGAAAAACTACTTTTAGAAGCTTGTTTAGAGCTATTTAAAGAGGATTTAATTATTGGTATCCAAGATATGGGTGCTGCAGGACTTACTTCATCTTCTTTTGAGATGGCAGGAAGATCTGGGTCTGGTATGATTATGCATTTAGATAAGGTTCCAGCAAGAGAAGAGGGGATGACTCCTTATGATTTCATGTTAAGTGAATCTCAAGAAAGAATGCTAATTTGTGCTAAAAAAGGTTGTGAACAAGCTATTATTGATATCTTTGAAAAATGGGAATTAGATGTAGCTGTAATTGGTGAAGTAACTGATACTGGAAATATGGAACTATTCTGGCATGGAGAAAAGTGTGCAGATATCCCTGTTCAACCAGTTTCAGAAGAAGCTCCGATTTTAGATAGACCTGTTGCAAAACCAGAGTACTTAGAAGGTATTGAAGATATTACTTTAGACAAAGATATCTCAAACCAAGAAGCATTTGAAGCATTAATTAGTGATATGGAAGTTGTTGATAAATCATGGGTTTATAATCAATATGATTCTATGGTACAAACAAACACTGTTAAGGGACCTGGAAAATTAGACGGTTCTGTTATTAGAATTAAAGAAACTGGAAAAGCTTTAGCAATGAGTGCTGATTGTAATACTAGACAATGTTATATTAACCCTGAACTAGGAGCTGCAGCAGCTGTAATGGAATCAGGAAGAAATGTAGCTATGACAGGTGCAGTTCCTAAAGCAATTACTGATTGTCTTAACTTTGGAAACCCACAAAACCCAGAAGTTATGTGGCAATTTGCTCAAGCTTGTGAAGGTATTAAATCAGCTTGTAAAGAGTTAAATACACCAGTTATTGGTGGAAATGTATCTTTATACAATGAAACAAATGGTGTTGGTGTTTTCCCAACTCCTGCAATTGCAATGGTTGGTGTAAATGAAGATGCAAACAAAGTTCTTCCATCAGCATTTAAGGAAGATGGGAATTTTGTATATTTATTAGGTGATACTAAATCAGAATTTGGTGCTTCTTTATATATGAAAAAATTCTATGGTAAAGTAGCTGGAACTCACCCTGAGGTAGATTTCTCAAAAGAATTAAATCTTTGGAATACAGTTATTGAAGCCAATAAACAAGATTTATTAGAGTCTGCAAAAGACGTAAATGTTGGTGGACTTGCAATTGCATTAGCAAAAATGGCTGTTGTAGGAAACAGGGGTGTTGATGCTAAAATAGATTTAGAAGATGAAAAAGATATTTTTTCTGAAACATTATCAAGAGCTTTAGTTGAAGTTGACCCTGAAAACTGTGAAAGCTTCGAAAGATTATGTGCAAATAGAAAAATCACTTGTACAAAACTTGGTATGATTGGTGGAGGAAAAATTTCTATCAATGATGTATATTTTGAATTAGATGCTGCAAAAGATATCTATTTTAATAAATTTAGACAAGTAATCGAACAAGATTTATAA
- a CDS encoding L,D-transpeptidase family protein yields MKKIVLILTIISNIMIADLVDIYRSKGLEAVKIELEKQLTKKEYWNNYLKDKNVDFGYYESKKYLLFTQKDAKEIALYKIGKNNYDLILRDSVIVGEKEGDKQSEGDLRTPTGAYELTKKLTSVDQFYGPLALVTNYPNTFDKTQNKNGHGIWIHGMPLNEEREEFTKGCIALDNPRLEELDESFDYTKSILLISDENLKKVSKEQMSLILASIYKWREAWRESDLEGYLNFYSENFKRHDGMDIKQFKDYKERIFSKKEDKKIEFKNINIVPYPNSLNKQMFKVLMDEDYKTKYYTFNGRKELYIELKDNKIKILAEG; encoded by the coding sequence TTGAAGAAAATAGTACTAATTTTAACCATAATTTCAAATATTATGATTGCAGATTTAGTTGACATTTATAGAAGTAAAGGTTTAGAAGCTGTAAAAATAGAACTTGAAAAACAACTAACAAAAAAAGAGTATTGGAATAACTATTTAAAAGATAAAAATGTAGATTTTGGATATTATGAATCAAAAAAATATCTTCTTTTTACCCAAAAAGATGCTAAAGAGATTGCTTTATATAAAATTGGTAAAAACAATTATGATTTAATTTTAAGAGATAGCGTAATTGTTGGAGAAAAAGAGGGGGACAAACAATCCGAAGGGGACTTGAGAACTCCAACAGGAGCATATGAATTAACTAAAAAATTAACTTCAGTTGATCAATTTTATGGACCTTTAGCTTTAGTAACTAATTACCCTAATACCTTTGATAAAACGCAAAATAAAAATGGTCATGGTATTTGGATTCATGGAATGCCATTAAATGAAGAAAGGGAAGAGTTTACAAAAGGATGTATCGCTTTAGATAATCCTAGGCTTGAAGAACTTGATGAAAGTTTTGACTATACTAAATCAATTTTGTTAATTTCTGATGAAAATTTAAAAAAAGTTTCAAAGGAGCAAATGAGTTTAATTTTAGCTTCTATTTACAAATGGAGAGAAGCTTGGAGGGAATCTGATTTAGAAGGGTATTTAAATTTTTACTCAGAAAACTTTAAAAGACATGATGGAATGGACATTAAACAATTTAAAGACTATAAAGAAAGAATCTTCTCAAAAAAAGAAGATAAAAAAATAGAGTTTAAAAATATTAATATTGTTCCTTATCCAAACTCTTTAAATAAACAGATGTTCAAAGTCCTAATGGATGAAGATTACAAAACTAAATATTATACATTTAATGGAAGAAAAGAACTTTATATAGAACTAAAAGACAATAAAATAAAAATCTTAGCTGAGGGGTAA
- a CDS encoding peptidoglycan DD-metalloendopeptidase family protein: MKKTIILFLFIITSIFANTVKEEKWPKGETFLTFLDKYQIPQKLYFDLEKEDKELCSEITADNYYYTIENSDGTLNQVLIPVSEEIQLHLSKQDDGTYKFQTLPISYREFTETIAMEITSSVSQQLQEATASAALAAHLKSIFSGVSFRRMQKGDIVAIEYTQKELLGKPFGQPLIKAAMVEINGKKHYRFLNDKNDKYYDEKGKAFTKFYFFKYPLSYSRISSHFTKKRYHPVLKRYRAHLGTDFAAPRGRKIYAAGDGRIEFKGRKGGYGNTIIIRHPNGYKTLYAHQHKFRAGLRTGQRVKKGDLIGYVGSTGLSSGPHLHLGVYKNGRAINPLKIIRKPETVKLSGAKRKQFIALAKEKIKDFDNVINNIDNYKGTRLDRMVSSSQLNPKEI, from the coding sequence ATGAAAAAAACGATAATCTTATTTCTATTTATTATTACATCTATATTTGCGAACACTGTTAAAGAGGAAAAATGGCCAAAAGGAGAAACATTTTTAACCTTTTTAGATAAATATCAAATCCCTCAAAAACTCTATTTTGATTTAGAAAAAGAGGATAAAGAGCTTTGTTCAGAGATTACTGCTGATAATTATTATTATACAATTGAAAATAGTGATGGAACTTTAAATCAAGTTTTAATTCCAGTTTCAGAAGAGATTCAATTACATTTATCAAAACAAGATGATGGAACTTATAAATTTCAAACTTTACCAATAAGTTATAGGGAGTTTACAGAAACTATTGCAATGGAAATTACAAGCTCAGTTTCACAACAACTTCAAGAAGCAACTGCAAGTGCAGCTTTAGCAGCCCATTTAAAATCAATTTTTTCTGGAGTTAGCTTTAGAAGGATGCAAAAAGGTGATATTGTAGCAATTGAGTATACGCAAAAAGAACTACTTGGAAAACCATTTGGACAGCCTCTTATAAAAGCTGCAATGGTTGAGATAAATGGAAAAAAACATTACAGATTTTTAAATGATAAAAATGACAAATATTATGATGAAAAAGGTAAGGCTTTTACAAAATTTTATTTTTTTAAATATCCCCTTTCATATTCAAGAATTTCAAGTCACTTTACAAAAAAAAGATACCACCCAGTTTTAAAAAGATATAGAGCCCACTTAGGGACAGATTTTGCGGCACCAAGGGGAAGAAAAATCTATGCGGCTGGTGATGGAAGAATTGAATTTAAAGGTAGAAAAGGTGGTTATGGAAATACCATAATTATCAGACACCCAAATGGGTACAAAACTTTATATGCACACCAACATAAATTTAGAGCAGGTCTTAGAACTGGTCAAAGGGTTAAAAAAGGTGATTTAATTGGATATGTAGGAAGTACAGGATTAAGTTCTGGTCCACATTTACACCTAGGAGTATATAAAAATGGAAGGGCAATTAATCCTTTAAAAATCATAAGAAAACCTGAAACAGTTAAACTTTCAGGGGCAAAAAGAAAACAATTTATAGCCTTAGCAAAGGAAAAAATTAAAGATTTTGACAATGTTATTAATAATATTGATAACTATAAAGGAACAAGATTAGATAGAATGGTTTCATCAAGCCAACTAAATCCAAAGGAAATCTAA
- the mgtE gene encoding magnesium transporter yields MEIKEHIITNPEKLLENLNELHPSDIAHSLKKIEKESSEDFFFILKQIPEDILGEVILELPDYLREDSYDELSSEKLTEIVYELESDDATDIIQELEEHNEEKAKEVFNGLEEEDKQQIEWLSRYEEDEAGSYMQTELFSANLNETIKESLDRLTLGKEEEELINIHQVYIVDNHKKLIASILLEDLILIDFKKTYQEVLDSHDENRFKANIVHDKEHIDDVAKKFEKYDLNAVAVVGFQDMLMGRITSDDILDVIEENATEQMYQLAGVDDDFEHDDNLYVTAKKRGYWLFLNLGTAILASLVIGIFEETLQAYVALAILMPIVASMGGNAGTQTLAVMVRQLALGDIDFDNSKDAIKKEVFISLVNGFVFAVIIGGIAWFWFNTAMLGVVIAISMIINLFSAGFFGASIPLILKKFDIDPAIGSTVLLTTVTDIVGFFSFLMLAKIILL; encoded by the coding sequence ATGGAAATTAAAGAGCATATCATAACCAATCCTGAAAAACTTTTAGAAAATCTAAATGAACTTCACCCAAGTGATATTGCTCACTCATTAAAAAAGATTGAAAAAGAATCATCTGAAGATTTTTTCTTTATATTAAAACAAATACCCGAAGATATTTTAGGGGAAGTAATTCTTGAACTTCCTGATTACCTAAGGGAAGATTCATATGATGAACTTTCAAGTGAAAAGCTTACAGAAATAGTTTATGAACTTGAATCAGATGACGCAACTGACATTATCCAAGAACTTGAAGAACACAATGAAGAAAAAGCTAAAGAGGTATTTAACGGCCTAGAGGAAGAAGACAAGCAACAAATTGAATGGTTAAGTAGATATGAAGAAGATGAAGCTGGTTCATATATGCAAACGGAGTTATTTTCAGCAAACTTAAATGAAACCATTAAAGAATCACTTGATAGACTAACCCTTGGAAAAGAAGAAGAGGAACTAATAAATATTCATCAAGTTTATATTGTAGATAATCATAAAAAACTTATAGCTTCTATTTTACTTGAAGATTTAATTCTTATTGATTTTAAAAAAACTTATCAAGAAGTTTTAGACTCACATGATGAAAATAGGTTTAAGGCAAATATAGTTCATGATAAAGAACATATTGATGATGTTGCAAAAAAGTTTGAAAAATATGACTTAAATGCTGTTGCTGTTGTTGGGTTTCAAGATATGTTAATGGGAAGAATTACTTCCGATGATATTTTAGATGTTATTGAAGAAAATGCAACTGAACAAATGTACCAATTAGCTGGGGTTGATGATGACTTTGAGCATGATGACAACCTTTATGTAACAGCTAAAAAAAGAGGGTATTGGCTTTTTCTAAACCTTGGAACTGCAATATTAGCATCCCTTGTAATTGGAATATTTGAAGAGACTTTACAAGCATATGTTGCCTTAGCTATTTTAATGCCCATTGTTGCTTCTATGGGAGGAAATGCAGGGACTCAAACACTTGCGGTTATGGTAAGACAATTAGCCTTAGGTGACATTGACTTTGATAATAGTAAAGATGCAATAAAAAAAGAGGTATTTATCTCACTTGTAAATGGTTTTGTTTTTGCAGTAATTATTGGAGGTATTGCTTGGTTTTGGTTTAATACAGCAATGCTTGGTGTTGTAATTGCAATATCCATGATAATAAACCTTTTTAGTGCAGGTTTTTTTGGAGCGTCAATACCACTTATTTTAAAAAAATTTGATATTGACCCAGCAATAGGAAGTACAGTTTTACTTACAACTGTGACTGATATAGTTGGTTTTTTTAGTTTTTTAATGCTTGCAAAGATTATTTTACTTTAA
- a CDS encoding bifunctional 3,4-dihydroxy-2-butanone 4-phosphate synthase/GTP cyclohydrolase II — MNATINENKSIEAINRVLQAIEDIKKGKMVVMVDDEDRENEGDLVYAANLSTPEKVNFMASHAKGLICVALSKETAHRLDLAPMVKNNDSSYETAFTVSVDAKDAATGISASERDMTIKILSNQYSKKDDLVRPGHIFPLIAKEGGVLVRTGHTEGSTDLCHLAGMQSSSVICEIMKEDGTMARRPDLDLFCQEHDLNIVYISDIVEYRMMNESLVKITNNSMETFLGQNANKYTFLDHKKAEHYVYSFGTLKPNTNVKFHNIMKDIELLSSTEKYEDLIKSIKYLQENNGVLVFLSNSSKKMKEIREYGIGAQILNLLGIKEINLITTKTKGEFVGINGFGLDIKERISL; from the coding sequence ATGAATGCAACAATTAATGAAAATAAATCAATCGAAGCAATCAATAGAGTGTTACAAGCAATTGAAGACATAAAAAAAGGTAAAATGGTAGTAATGGTCGATGATGAAGATAGAGAAAATGAAGGAGATTTAGTATATGCAGCTAACCTTTCAACTCCTGAGAAAGTTAACTTCATGGCAAGCCATGCAAAAGGTTTGATTTGTGTTGCTTTGTCTAAAGAAACAGCACATAGATTAGATTTGGCTCCAATGGTTAAAAACAATGACTCCTCTTATGAAACAGCTTTTACCGTTTCTGTTGATGCAAAAGATGCAGCCACAGGAATCTCTGCAAGTGAAAGAGATATGACTATTAAGATTCTTTCTAATCAATACTCTAAAAAAGATGATTTAGTTAGACCTGGACATATTTTTCCACTTATTGCAAAAGAGGGTGGGGTATTAGTTAGAACAGGACATACAGAAGGTTCAACAGACCTTTGTCATCTTGCTGGTATGCAAAGTTCTTCTGTTATTTGTGAAATAATGAAAGAAGATGGAACTATGGCAAGACGACCTGATTTAGATCTTTTTTGCCAAGAGCATGATTTAAATATAGTTTATATTTCTGATATTGTTGAATATAGAATGATGAATGAGTCTTTGGTTAAAATTACAAATAATTCAATGGAGACTTTTTTAGGACAAAATGCAAACAAATATACTTTTTTAGACCATAAAAAGGCAGAACACTATGTTTATTCTTTTGGAACATTAAAACCAAATACAAATGTAAAATTTCATAATATTATGAAAGATATTGAACTTTTATCTTCAACTGAGAAATACGAAGATTTGATAAAAAGTATAAAATATCTTCAAGAAAACAATGGTGTATTAGTATTTCTTTCAAATAGTTCAAAAAAAATGAAAGAGATAAGAGAATATGGAATTGGTGCACAGATTTTAAATTTATTGGGAATAAAAGAGATAAATTTAATAACAACAAAAACCAAGGGTGAATTTGTTGGTATAAATGGATTTGGTTTAGATATTAAAGAGAGAATTTCTCTTTAA